The following are encoded together in the Capsulimonas corticalis genome:
- a CDS encoding sodium:solute symporter family protein: MPHIHMGAVDYALLVIYIVFVLGIGVAVKRLTKTSGDFFLSGRSIPAWITGLAFLSANLGAQEVIGMGASGAKYGIATSHFYWIGAIPAMVFVALFMMPFYYGSKARSVPEYLRLRFDEKTRAFNAGSFAIMTLFSSGISLYAMASLLELLLRWNFLTSILVSSGIVLAYVFLGGLKSAIYNEVLQFFLIVFGFFPVALLGLKDIGGWSGLQARLSEVSIERGFGPGGLTHAWQGLATTHNPLGVEWFSLVMGLGFVLSFGYWCTDFLVIQRAMAADSEVAARRTPLVAAVPKMLFPFLVILPGMIAMALTAHSAQTGFALPRKPDGTYNYDLAAPMMLIHYYPTGLLGLGMTALLASFMSGMAGNVTAFNTVFTVDIYESYIKPGQSDEHYLEVGRYATVGGVLFSIATAFLAANFNNIMDLLQLVFAFVNAPLFATFLLGMFWKRTTGHGAFWGLLSGTLAAAAHHGLTQPIGAASLAKGGWLGAVVHHYPSEMAQNFWTAIFAWTVCFLATILISLLTRQTKTDQEMEGLVYSLTKKPVETDLAWYARPAFLGGLVLAAALVLNIIFR, encoded by the coding sequence ATGCCACACATTCACATGGGAGCGGTGGACTATGCGCTGCTCGTTATCTACATCGTCTTCGTTTTGGGAATTGGGGTGGCGGTCAAACGCCTGACCAAGACCAGCGGGGACTTTTTTCTTTCGGGGCGCTCCATTCCGGCCTGGATCACGGGGCTGGCCTTTCTGTCCGCCAATTTGGGCGCGCAGGAAGTGATCGGCATGGGCGCGTCGGGGGCGAAGTACGGGATCGCGACGTCGCATTTCTACTGGATCGGGGCGATCCCGGCGATGGTGTTCGTCGCGCTGTTCATGATGCCCTTTTACTACGGATCCAAGGCGCGCTCCGTTCCGGAGTATCTGCGCCTGCGCTTCGATGAAAAGACGCGGGCGTTCAACGCCGGATCGTTTGCGATCATGACGCTGTTCTCCTCGGGCATCTCGCTGTACGCCATGGCGTCGCTTTTGGAGCTGCTGCTGCGCTGGAACTTCCTGACCAGCATCCTTGTGTCCTCCGGCATCGTGCTCGCCTATGTGTTCCTGGGCGGCCTGAAATCGGCGATCTACAACGAGGTCCTTCAGTTCTTCTTGATCGTCTTCGGCTTCTTTCCCGTCGCGCTGCTGGGGCTCAAGGATATCGGCGGCTGGTCGGGATTGCAGGCGCGCCTTTCCGAAGTCTCGATCGAGCGCGGCTTCGGTCCGGGTGGTTTGACACACGCCTGGCAAGGGCTGGCGACGACGCATAATCCCCTGGGCGTCGAATGGTTCAGCCTGGTGATGGGCCTAGGGTTCGTGCTTTCCTTCGGCTACTGGTGTACGGACTTTCTGGTGATTCAGCGCGCGATGGCCGCCGACTCGGAAGTCGCCGCGCGGCGCACCCCGCTGGTCGCGGCCGTTCCCAAGATGCTGTTCCCGTTCCTGGTGATCCTGCCCGGCATGATCGCGATGGCGCTCACGGCGCATTCCGCGCAGACCGGCTTCGCGCTGCCGCGCAAGCCCGACGGCACGTATAATTACGACCTCGCGGCGCCGATGATGCTGATCCACTACTATCCCACGGGATTGCTGGGCCTGGGCATGACGGCCCTGCTGGCGTCGTTCATGTCCGGAATGGCGGGAAACGTCACGGCGTTCAACACTGTCTTCACCGTGGATATCTACGAGAGCTACATCAAGCCCGGCCAGTCCGACGAGCATTACCTCGAAGTCGGCCGCTACGCCACGGTCGGCGGCGTGCTGTTCAGTATCGCGACGGCGTTTCTGGCGGCGAACTTCAACAACATCATGGACCTGCTCCAGCTGGTCTTCGCCTTCGTGAACGCCCCGCTTTTCGCCACCTTCCTGCTCGGCATGTTCTGGAAACGCACGACCGGCCACGGCGCCTTTTGGGGACTGCTGAGCGGCACGCTGGCGGCCGCCGCGCACCATGGGCTCACGCAGCCCATTGGCGCGGCCAGCCTCGCCAAAGGCGGCTGGCTCGGCGCCGTTGTCCATCACTATCCCAGCGAGATGGCGCAGAACTTCTGGACGGCGATCTTCGCCTGGACGGTCTGTTTCCTGGCGACTATTCTTATCTCCTTACTGACCCGCCAGACCAAGACGGACCAGGAGATGGAAGGCCTCGTCTACTCACTCACCAAAAAGCCCGTCGAAACCGACCTCGCCTGGTACGCCCGCCCCGCCTTCCTCGGCGGCCTCGTCCTGGCGGCGGCGCTCGTGCTGAACATCATCTTCCGATAG
- a CDS encoding RHS repeat-associated core domain-containing protein, translated as MRALKHRLLALFLLLFVSIASRPAAAVVPGTPTLTAASYTYTQTFLTWTAVSGNPTSFNIYRSTTPGAEVLVTNLFAGSTVDSGLASGTVYYYQITAVNASGESPRSAEVSAVTGLPVSLIRGGHQAVTVSWTPPGGSNAAGYNVYRVKQIGGAYAKVNASPIAGSSYLDTGLENGTPYFYEVSAVSAGGTESIRSTPYPITPNVHVNCGGSSVYPDSVGFFWAANTGSSTGTNISTAVQQNGSSAALPSSDQPLYQNQLQEATPGAGITYNLPVTTGAYTLVLGFSEISATAAGQRKFNVTANGQQILTNYDIFSTAGAANKVVSTAARVNVQSSGTLTLVFTGTVGSACVATISLQPITAPAADAPEPGYASPSVPLDRATSADGAGPASSFFVVVPSLVAENHPGVDIAAYNPVGPSVSYERSYRSNLTTLGYSAPGLGVGWTDNFDLNITSASASTWGPLTLVYGNQAKETFTPTVTGGTATFTHPAGAPYVVTGVPSGTVGQWTSITLTFKDHTQMTFTPADPAVTNVKYVYSKLTNLVGRFVSINRDTAANGNRVLTVTNDVPTTLLQFNYTGALLASVQDLASATPSDNRQVNYIFDGGSRLVKVSEIFTVGGTVGADRWRYGYQAVNNKSYLGVVDVPDPSHPGGTSYSRGKLFYDQTGVVSLTTDAAGRQTSYLPNPNAQLVVAVNSNADGSQAMSHRQYYSSGLNLNAGFQDGGGQNETLSYSDANNPRLPTSDINRNGQSTGVTYNDAFGNPATVRTPRGVVVTNTYDFTNFPLGQVTNSQETHQTGGTTDATKQATSYTYYGPSDGALNGLVHTITSPAPDSTVALPSLVMTTITYTLPSSTSAGGQVLTVAEPGNNAGGTLTTTYNYTSDPSYDANGAPGSYSQNEVIGEPLTVTNPAGNVTHYRYDGRGNVILSIDAIGNKTNYVYNTADQLVQTIAPATNTSTPTARAYTQTNYQYPGGPAASEQVYDESGALVREVDTAYTADGEVASVMGSTEPVSYTYDGLSRVSTLKDGNNHVTNYSYDPVGNLAKIQYPGVSGVFDTLTFTYDHDQNLQTKVDGRGITTTYARVDPESQVTGIAYSGLPATVTPIGTTSFAYDVYGRLSLMTDNTGTTGYSNYDDLDEPLLMTRSFTGGPQNQQISYAHYPDGSRKTLTTPVGVTNPLTGINSGNFTYSYDLAGRLTQQKVPFTFYNINLTQGDFLTHQWNANGWLKRTDNLLTAPDEYASTRTNYTYNARGFITALTNYQYDPANNLLSNIATFNNLTYDAVGNRLSQYTNMYAFGAAPDGSRSLRFGYDTAHASALQNRDVLASEASSLHGGSASAAYNDVYTNNFLYDGAYSITQFAMGGATQAFGNTVDNQISNSGYLPDGNGNMTTYQGAAFSYDPEDRLTAISSPMFSATYDGNGLRATKTAGGATTYFLYDGGAPLLEETFSGSNATISAVNVWAADGWRGRYYPTAPVPFYSAYNFDPQGNIITRQLTNNTATRTYDFASYEAYGKRTADFQDDNGANPAALQEPAGYGGQYGYYTDRETGLLCLTHRYYDPGTGRFINRDPIGYQGGVNLYGYAGGNPVNESDPSGYDYDKSLGDMFASWDRAAGNLADRVNNSSSVRFVHSTVHAVKKAYIDFATLYGKSQQDYVVSTLVWYSKPGAFDPPARRNRASEYPHGNSDEIREEVIARHTDAQGRVIDPVTQEEIPKDQITIDHKEPVVKHWNRIGYNQTAAQRRAWYNDTNNLTVKPWSENSRSGARLRIKYRQDVGPNYTR; from the coding sequence ATGCGCGCGCTGAAGCATCGCTTGCTTGCTCTTTTCTTGCTGCTGTTCGTTTCCATCGCCTCACGCCCCGCTGCGGCGGTTGTGCCGGGAACGCCTACTCTTACCGCCGCTTCTTACACTTACACGCAGACTTTTCTGACGTGGACGGCGGTGTCCGGCAACCCGACCAGCTTTAACATCTACCGATCCACGACGCCGGGCGCGGAAGTGCTGGTGACCAATCTGTTCGCCGGCTCCACGGTGGATTCCGGGCTTGCGTCCGGGACCGTGTACTACTATCAGATCACCGCCGTCAACGCCTCGGGAGAAAGTCCGCGATCGGCGGAGGTCAGCGCGGTGACGGGGCTGCCGGTCTCCCTTATTCGGGGCGGACATCAGGCCGTCACGGTATCGTGGACTCCGCCGGGGGGATCCAACGCCGCTGGTTATAATGTCTATCGCGTCAAACAAATTGGCGGCGCCTACGCGAAGGTCAATGCGAGTCCGATCGCGGGCAGTTCGTATCTGGATACCGGCCTGGAAAATGGGACGCCCTATTTTTATGAGGTGTCGGCGGTCAGCGCGGGCGGAACAGAATCGATCCGCAGCACGCCCTATCCGATTACTCCGAACGTACACGTCAACTGCGGCGGCAGCTCCGTCTATCCCGATTCCGTCGGCTTTTTCTGGGCGGCAAATACGGGCAGTTCGACGGGAACGAATATTTCCACGGCTGTACAACAGAATGGTTCTAGCGCCGCTCTCCCGAGTTCGGATCAGCCGCTTTACCAGAACCAGCTCCAGGAGGCGACTCCAGGGGCCGGCATTACGTACAATCTGCCGGTAACGACCGGCGCTTATACCCTTGTGCTTGGCTTCTCCGAAATCAGCGCCACCGCCGCCGGACAGCGCAAGTTCAACGTCACTGCCAATGGGCAGCAGATTCTGACAAACTACGATATCTTTTCTACTGCGGGCGCCGCTAATAAGGTCGTCAGCACCGCCGCTCGGGTGAACGTGCAGTCCAGTGGGACACTGACACTGGTGTTTACCGGAACGGTTGGCTCCGCTTGCGTGGCGACGATCTCACTCCAGCCGATCACCGCGCCGGCGGCCGACGCTCCCGAGCCTGGTTACGCGTCGCCCTCGGTCCCTCTGGATCGCGCCACTTCGGCGGACGGGGCGGGCCCTGCGTCGTCGTTCTTCGTGGTGGTTCCCTCGCTGGTCGCCGAGAACCATCCCGGCGTCGATATCGCCGCGTACAACCCCGTCGGACCCAGCGTCTCCTACGAGCGCAGCTACCGAAGCAACCTGACCACCCTTGGCTACTCCGCGCCGGGGCTGGGCGTGGGCTGGACGGACAACTTTGACCTCAATATCACCAGCGCCAGCGCCAGCACGTGGGGACCGCTCACCCTCGTCTATGGAAATCAGGCCAAGGAGACCTTCACCCCCACCGTCACCGGCGGAACGGCCACGTTCACGCACCCGGCCGGCGCGCCTTATGTGGTAACGGGCGTTCCCTCGGGCACGGTCGGCCAGTGGACCTCGATCACGCTGACGTTCAAAGACCATACGCAAATGACGTTTACGCCCGCCGACCCGGCGGTCACCAACGTCAAGTATGTCTACAGCAAGCTCACCAATTTGGTCGGCCGCTTCGTCTCCATCAACCGCGACACTGCCGCCAACGGCAATCGCGTGCTCACGGTCACCAACGACGTTCCCACGACGCTGCTCCAGTTCAACTATACGGGCGCGCTGCTGGCGTCCGTGCAGGATCTGGCTTCGGCGACGCCCTCCGACAACCGGCAGGTCAACTACATCTTTGATGGAGGATCGCGGCTGGTCAAGGTCTCCGAGATCTTCACTGTGGGAGGGACCGTCGGAGCGGACCGCTGGCGTTACGGCTATCAGGCGGTGAACAACAAATCGTATCTGGGCGTCGTCGACGTTCCGGACCCGTCCCATCCAGGGGGGACTTCGTATTCTCGCGGCAAGCTCTTCTACGACCAGACCGGGGTCGTCTCGCTGACCACGGACGCAGCGGGCCGTCAGACCTCCTACCTGCCCAACCCCAACGCGCAACTCGTGGTCGCAGTCAACTCCAACGCCGACGGCAGCCAGGCAATGAGCCACCGGCAGTATTACAGCAGTGGGCTAAACTTGAACGCGGGCTTTCAGGATGGCGGTGGCCAGAACGAGACGCTGTCCTACAGTGACGCGAACAACCCTCGCCTGCCCACCAGCGACATCAATCGCAACGGTCAATCGACGGGCGTCACCTACAACGACGCCTTCGGCAACCCCGCGACGGTGAGGACACCGCGCGGAGTGGTGGTGACCAACACGTACGACTTCACCAACTTCCCGCTGGGCCAAGTGACGAACTCGCAGGAGACCCACCAGACCGGTGGAACAACGGACGCGACGAAGCAGGCGACAAGCTACACCTACTATGGTCCTTCCGATGGCGCGCTCAACGGGCTGGTCCACACGATCACCTCGCCGGCGCCGGACTCGACGGTCGCCCTGCCGTCGCTGGTGATGACCACGATCACCTACACGCTGCCTTCCTCAACCTCGGCGGGCGGGCAGGTGCTGACGGTGGCGGAGCCGGGCAACAACGCGGGCGGGACGCTGACGACGACCTACAACTACACCAGCGATCCCAGCTACGACGCGAACGGCGCTCCGGGCAGCTACAGTCAGAATGAGGTGATCGGCGAGCCTCTGACGGTGACGAACCCGGCAGGGAACGTGACGCACTACCGTTACGACGGGCGCGGCAACGTCATTCTTTCCATCGATGCGATCGGCAACAAGACCAACTACGTCTACAACACCGCCGACCAGCTCGTGCAGACCATCGCTCCCGCCACCAACACGAGCACTCCCACGGCGCGGGCGTACACGCAGACCAACTACCAGTACCCGGGCGGTCCGGCGGCAAGCGAGCAGGTCTACGACGAGAGCGGCGCTCTGGTGCGAGAAGTGGACACGGCGTACACTGCGGACGGGGAAGTGGCGTCGGTGATGGGCAGCACGGAGCCGGTTTCGTACACCTACGACGGCCTCTCTCGCGTCTCGACGCTCAAGGACGGCAACAACCACGTCACGAACTACAGCTACGATCCGGTCGGCAACCTGGCCAAGATCCAGTACCCAGGCGTCAGCGGCGTGTTCGATACGCTGACCTTCACCTACGACCACGACCAGAACCTCCAAACCAAGGTGGATGGCCGGGGGATCACCACGACGTACGCGCGTGTCGACCCCGAGAGCCAGGTGACGGGAATCGCTTACTCGGGTCTTCCCGCAACGGTAACGCCGATCGGGACGACGAGCTTTGCGTATGACGTATACGGGCGCCTGTCGTTAATGACGGACAACACAGGTACGACGGGCTACTCGAACTACGACGACCTGGACGAGCCCCTGCTGATGACGCGCAGCTTCACGGGCGGTCCCCAGAACCAGCAGATCTCGTACGCGCACTACCCGGACGGCAGCCGCAAGACGCTGACGACGCCAGTGGGCGTGACGAACCCTCTGACGGGGATCAACAGCGGGAACTTCACCTACAGTTACGACTTGGCGGGCCGGCTGACACAGCAGAAAGTCCCCTTCACTTTCTACAACATTAACCTGACCCAAGGCGACTTCCTGACGCATCAATGGAACGCGAACGGCTGGCTCAAGCGCACCGACAACTTGCTGACTGCTCCCGATGAGTATGCTTCCACGCGAACGAACTACACTTACAATGCGCGCGGCTTTATTACGGCTCTCACCAACTATCAATACGACCCCGCCAATAACCTGCTGAGTAACATCGCCACATTTAACAACTTGACCTACGACGCCGTTGGAAATCGCCTTTCGCAGTACACGAATATGTACGCGTTCGGCGCCGCCCCCGATGGCAGCCGCTCTCTGCGATTTGGCTACGATACGGCGCACGCTTCCGCCTTGCAGAACCGCGACGTTCTTGCCAGTGAAGCAAGTTCGCTGCACGGCGGCTCTGCTTCTGCGGCGTATAACGACGTTTACACAAATAACTTCCTGTACGATGGGGCGTACAGCATTACCCAATTCGCGATGGGCGGCGCGACGCAGGCGTTCGGGAATACGGTCGATAACCAGATCAGCAATTCAGGCTACCTGCCGGACGGCAACGGGAACATGACGACCTATCAAGGCGCGGCGTTCTCCTACGATCCCGAAGACCGTCTAACAGCGATTAGCAGCCCCATGTTCTCGGCCACTTACGACGGCAACGGCCTTCGAGCGACGAAGACTGCCGGGGGAGCGACGACCTACTTCCTGTACGACGGGGGCGCTCCTTTGCTGGAGGAGACCTTCAGCGGCTCGAACGCGACGATCTCTGCGGTGAACGTATGGGCTGCGGACGGCTGGCGCGGTCGGTACTATCCGACGGCCCCTGTCCCGTTCTACTCAGCATACAACTTCGACCCCCAAGGAAACATCATCACCCGGCAGTTGACCAACAACACTGCCACCCGCACCTACGACTTCGCCTCTTACGAAGCGTACGGCAAGCGAACCGCCGACTTCCAGGACGACAACGGCGCCAACCCGGCGGCGTTGCAAGAGCCAGCTGGCTACGGTGGCCAGTACGGCTACTACACGGACCGTGAGACGGGCCTGTTGTGCCTGACGCACCGCTACTACGATCCGGGCACGGGCCGGTTCATCAACCGGGACCCGATCGGCTACCAGGGCGGCGTGAACCTGTACGGGTACGCGGGCGGCAATCCGGTGAACGAGAGCGATCCGAGTGGGTATGATTATGATAAATCGCTTGGAGATATGTTTGCGAGTTGGGATCGAGCTGCAGGTAATCTTGCAGATCGTGTCAATAATTCGTCTTCCGTACGATTTGTACATAGTACAGTCCACGCAGTTAAGAAAGCTTATATAGATTTCGCGACGCTCTATGGAAAAAGCCAGCAAGACTATGTGGTTTCCACGCTTGTTTGGTATTCAAAACCAGGCGCTTTTGATCCGCCAGCTCGACGTAATCGCGCCTCTGAATATCCACATGGTAATTCAGACGAAATACGGGAAGAAGTTATAGCGAGACATACTGATGCTCAAGGCCGAGTTATTGATCCTGTAACCCAAGAAGAAATCCCTAAAGATCAAATTACTATTGATCACAAAGAACCTGTTGTTAAACATTGGAACCGTATAGGATACAATCAAACGGCGGCGCAACGCAGAGCCTGGTATAATGATACTAACAACCTGACGGTTAAACCATGGAGCGAAAATTCTCGTTCTGGAGCGAGATTGCGTATAAAATATCGTCAAGATGTAGGTCCTAATTACACACGTTGA
- a CDS encoding RHS repeat-associated core domain-containing protein — translation MFRAYTRTDYQYPGGPVSRTGLYPEADPTTIPVVGATPFRYTDYTYTADGETASVAGTVEPASYTYDGLSRVVTLKDGNNHVTNYSYDPAGNLAQIQYPGASGVFDTLTFAYDGDQNLTSRTDGRGFVTTYNRSSVDNRVDSVTYSSDASLNVSYSYDALSRMIGMSSTAAAHTYTLDNLGLPMTHTTSFTGGPQNQTLTYAYNPDGSRTTLQTPSFGTGGSYNYQYNGVGDLTRAGFPWTGGSVNHVYQTVTGSSPLVTSGRLSQSRSARGTTNYTYDPRGFLGTLSNLWKDYPDNPVSNAPGSLYGGSRSGASLTSDMTYDTGGNRLVEDSYVLSAQGVIPYLHDGSRTRTFTYDSRDRLTHENSLYTGSVGTDYLHAGYDWSFSYDNADNPLTMRGASLASPNSDNQFFDGGANYVYDGNGNPTKYMGVSGLTFDAEDRLTAIPSPTFSATYGPDGLRVKKSTSLGDRYFLYDGDQLLLEEDSAGAIKSAFGWAADGLRAQYIPGDQYYLYEYDPSGNLVQVQSATNSAARFLNTSLYDAYGNVRNSLGDTNGVSSSALAVIGFGGQYGYYTDNDRGGNASYNTGLLLLTHRYYDPRTGRFINRDPIGYQGGVNLYGFAGGNPVNESDPSGTSSKNSIGDWLDGKVGGAVTKAGYDWEMYVEGKTSEAQAYQSINNATDQFTLLTLTIASEGLTADGEALNLAAMKAENRTVAAAVSFTGDDLLLARYGSRVPPLKGYFDVVVHGTPNSFELLSNTKWIPIDQRALATIISKSGYKGGPVRLISCSTGALTNGIAKNLANKLGAEVIAPDMTVYVHGTGKLTIGSVSKYVGKWVHFYPGK, via the coding sequence ATGTTCCGAGCCTACACGCGCACCGATTATCAATACCCCGGCGGACCCGTCTCGCGCACCGGCCTGTATCCCGAAGCCGACCCCACGACGATCCCGGTGGTCGGCGCGACGCCGTTCCGCTACACCGACTATACCTACACGGCGGACGGCGAAACCGCGTCGGTGGCGGGGACCGTGGAGCCGGCGTCGTATACCTACGACGGCCTGTCCCGCGTCGTGACGCTCAAGGACGGCAACAACCACGTCACCAACTACAGCTACGACCCGGCGGGCAATCTCGCCCAGATCCAGTACCCGGGCGCCAGCGGCGTCTTCGACACCCTGACCTTCGCCTACGACGGAGACCAGAACCTGACGTCTCGCACGGATGGCCGAGGCTTCGTGACGACCTACAACCGCTCCTCCGTGGACAACCGCGTGGACTCGGTGACGTACTCTTCCGACGCCTCGCTCAACGTCTCGTATTCCTACGATGCGCTTTCGCGGATGATCGGGATGTCGAGCACGGCGGCGGCGCACACGTACACACTCGACAACCTGGGGCTGCCGATGACGCACACGACCAGCTTCACCGGCGGTCCGCAGAACCAGACGCTGACCTACGCCTACAACCCCGACGGCAGCCGGACCACGCTCCAGACGCCAAGCTTCGGGACGGGCGGCTCGTACAACTACCAGTACAACGGCGTGGGGGATCTGACGCGGGCGGGCTTCCCGTGGACGGGCGGCTCGGTCAACCACGTCTACCAGACGGTGACGGGCTCCAGCCCGCTGGTGACGAGCGGCCGGCTGTCCCAGAGCCGCAGCGCGCGGGGCACGACCAACTACACCTACGACCCGCGCGGCTTCCTGGGGACGCTCTCGAACCTGTGGAAGGACTACCCGGACAACCCCGTCTCCAACGCGCCCGGCTCGCTGTACGGGGGCTCTCGCAGCGGGGCGTCCCTGACCTCGGACATGACGTACGACACGGGCGGGAACCGTCTGGTGGAGGACTCTTATGTCCTGAGCGCGCAGGGCGTGATCCCGTACCTTCACGACGGGAGCCGCACGCGCACGTTCACCTACGACAGCCGGGACCGTCTGACGCATGAGAACAGCCTTTACACAGGCTCGGTGGGCACGGACTACCTGCACGCCGGCTACGACTGGTCGTTCTCGTACGACAACGCGGACAACCCTTTGACGATGCGCGGGGCGTCGCTGGCGTCTCCCAACTCCGACAACCAGTTCTTCGACGGCGGGGCGAATTACGTGTACGATGGGAACGGGAACCCGACGAAGTACATGGGCGTCTCCGGTCTGACGTTCGACGCCGAAGACCGTTTGACCGCGATCCCCAGCCCGACATTCTCGGCGACCTACGGCCCCGACGGCCTCCGGGTCAAGAAGAGCACGAGCCTCGGGGACCGTTACTTCCTCTACGACGGCGACCAGCTTCTCCTGGAAGAAGACAGCGCCGGCGCCATCAAGTCCGCCTTTGGCTGGGCGGCTGACGGCCTTCGGGCTCAGTACATCCCCGGGGATCAGTACTACCTTTACGAGTACGATCCTTCGGGCAACCTCGTGCAGGTGCAGTCGGCGACCAACAGCGCGGCCCGCTTTCTGAACACAAGCCTGTACGACGCTTACGGCAACGTTCGCAACTCGCTGGGGGACACAAACGGCGTCTCCTCCTCGGCGCTGGCGGTGATCGGCTTCGGCGGTCAGTACGGCTACTACACGGACAACGACCGTGGCGGGAACGCCTCGTACAACACGGGCCTATTGCTGCTGACGCACCGGTACTACGACCCCCGGACGGGGCGGTTCATCAACCGGGACCCGATCGGCTACCAGGGCGGCGTGAACCTGTACGGGTTTGCGGGCGGCAATCCGGTCAACGAGAGCGATCCGAGTGGGACATCTAGCAAAAACTCCATAGGTGATTGGCTAGACGGCAAAGTAGGTGGGGCCGTCACAAAAGCTGGATACGATTGGGAAATGTATGTGGAAGGTAAAACAAGTGAGGCACAAGCATACCAATCAATAAACAACGCTACCGATCAATTTACATTGCTAACACTGACTATCGCTAGCGAGGGCTTAACTGCGGACGGTGAAGCTCTAAATTTAGCAGCTATGAAAGCTGAAAATCGGACAGTTGCCGCCGCCGTATCATTTACGGGGGACGATCTTCTACTAGCGCGATATGGTAGTCGCGTCCCGCCATTAAAAGGTTATTTTGATGTGGTCGTTCATGGCACACCGAATTCGTTCGAGTTATTGTCAAACACGAAGTGGATCCCGATAGACCAACGGGCGCTGGCAACTATTATATCAAAATCTGGATATAAGGGAGGTCCGGTCCGATTAATCTCATGTTCTACCGGCGCTCTTACCAATGGTATAGCAAAGAATTTGGCAAATAAGCTTGGTGCCGAAGTAATCGCTCCCGATATGACGGTTTATGTACATGGGACAGGTAAATTAACAATCGGATCTGTATCTAAGTATGTGGGTAAATGGGTACACTTCTACCCTGGAAAATAA
- a CDS encoding helix-turn-helix domain-containing protein, giving the protein MKFVSPLSEADQTDLTAVYRNGPSHRQHQRAQAVLLSAQGYTLDQLSQIVQTDPATISRWLDQWQEYRISFA; this is encoded by the coding sequence ATGAAATTCGTTTCTCCTCTTTCGGAGGCTGATCAGACCGATCTCACAGCCGTGTATCGCAACGGCCCTTCTCATCGCCAGCATCAACGCGCTCAAGCCGTACTCCTGAGCGCCCAGGGATATACGCTCGATCAGCTCTCCCAGATCGTGCAAACCGATCCCGCCACCATCAGCCGATGGCTCGATCAGTGGCAAGAATATCGAATTTCTTTTGCGTAG